GATGCTGATGCAGGTTTTGATTTTTACCGAACAGATTTCCAAAATCAAGCTGTTGTAGATGTGATGCAAAGCCCACAGCAAGTTTTGTTTTATGATTTGAAAGGAAGTTCTTTTGCAAACAGTCTTCAAGTAGAATTTAATTATGAATTGATTCATAACTTAAATTTGAGAACAGCTTACAAATATTACGATATTCAAACCGATTATTTAAGAGGGACATTCCAGCGTCCGCTTCAAGCTAAACATCGTTTCTTAGGAAACTTAGAATACGAAACAACGATGAATGATGATAAACAATGGAGATTTGACTTTACATATAATTGGTCAGGAAAACAACAACTGCCTTATACGGCATCAAATCCCGTCGAAGATCAGTTTCCTGAGTTTTCACCAGCTTATGGGGTGATGAATGCGCAGGTAACTCGAGTTTTTTCATCGGTCTTTGAGGTATATGTAGGAGGGGAGAATATTGGAAATTATAAACAGCAAAAGGCAATTTTAGGAGCAAACGATCCTTTTGGACCTAATTTTGATGCATCGATAGCATACGCTCCAATTTTTGGACAGATGTATTATGCGGGATTAAGATTTAAAATTAAATAACAATTTCAAAAATCAATTTCAATAACAATAAAAAATAAATACAATGAATAAGATAGTTTTAATCGCCATGATGGTTTTTTTAGGTTTTTCGGCACAGGCTCAAACGAAGAAAAATAAGAACTTAAAATATGCGACAGAAGTAAATGGTAACTGTGAGCAATGCAAGAAACGAATTGAAAAAGCGGCTTATGGAGTTCCAGGTGTAAAAACGGCAAGTTGGGATGTAAGTTCTCATCAGCTTTCGGTTATTTTAAACGAAGAAAAATGTTCTCCTTCAGATTTAAACAAAGCGATTGCAAAGGCAGGTCATGATACTAAGGAAGTTAAGGCAACAACTGAAGATTATGATAACTTACACAGCTGTTGCAAGTATGTAAGAGAATAATGTATAAGGAAGCCCAGACGAATAGTTTGGGCTTTTTTTAATAGTTAATTTATGTTTAAAATACCGTATTTTATTGTGGTTAAGGTAAATTATTGTTACTTTCACGAACTTATAAGATAACCAATTTTCCTTTTATGAATAATTTTGAATGGACCCAGTTACTAAACCCTGAATTTTATATTACTTTAAGCGTTGGAGGTTTTCAGATTGGGTTGTTTATTGTTCTGTTTATCGTTTTTGCCGAAACAGGACTTTTTGCAGGTTTTTTTCTGCCTGGAGATAGTTTACTTTTTTTGGCAGGCATTTATAGCCGTGATCTAATTGAGAATGTTGCCCATATTCCAAATGATTTTGTAAATGTCTTTCTGCTTGCTACAGCAGTTGCTATAATGGGAGTCTTAGGTAATATGACAGGTTATTGGTTTGGCGCAAAAAGCGGTTATTATTTATTTAAAAAAGAAGATACCTTCTGGTTCAAGAAGAAATATCTGTTGCAGTCAAAAGATTTCTTTGAAAAATATGGTGGAAAAGCAATTATTTACGCGCGTTTCCTTCCAATTTTCAGAACCTTTGCTCCAATTGTTGCGGGTATTGTATCGATGGATAGAAA
The Flavobacterium humidisoli DNA segment above includes these coding regions:
- a CDS encoding DedA family protein; this translates as MNNFEWTQLLNPEFYITLSVGGFQIGLFIVLFIVFAETGLFAGFFLPGDSLLFLAGIYSRDLIENVAHIPNDFVNVFLLATAVAIMGVLGNMTGYWFGAKSGYYLFKKEDTFWFKKKYLLQSKDFFEKYGGKAIIYARFLPIFRTFAPIVAGIVSMDRKKFMFYNILSSFLWSFILIFAGHYLYGIFLKQGIDLKKHIEYIIIIIVIISTFPVLVKLLKKTPKEQI
- a CDS encoding heavy-metal-associated domain-containing protein; this translates as MNKIVLIAMMVFLGFSAQAQTKKNKNLKYATEVNGNCEQCKKRIEKAAYGVPGVKTASWDVSSHQLSVILNEEKCSPSDLNKAIAKAGHDTKEVKATTEDYDNLHSCCKYVRE